The DNA window CGAACCGGACGCCGCACCGAGGAGTATTCGGGCGGCGTAGAGTTCTGCTCGTGCCACGAACGTCCCCCGACACCCGCAATCGTCTGCTCGACGCGGGACGCCGGCTCTTTGCCGAGCGCGGTGTGCTGGCTCCCACCCTCGACGAGGTCCGGCGTGAGGCGGAGGTGAGCGTAGGTGCCCTCTACCACCATTTCACGGACAAGCAGGCGTTGGCGGCCGCGGTGTATGCGCAGATCATGGGCGAGTACCAGAACGGCTTCCTCGAGATGCTCACCGCGCAGGCGACGGCCGAGGGCGGCATCCGCGGCGGTGTCGATTACCACCTGCGCTGGGTGGGCACCCACCGGGCACAGACCCAGCTCCTGCTCGGCGAACGCCTGGACAGCGAGTCCTTGCAGGCAGCGAATCAGCGCTTTTTCCGGGCGGTCTCGGACTGGTGGCGACCGCACCACGCCTACGGTGCGCTTCCGCCGATGCGGGCGGGTGTCACCTCGGCGCTCTGGCTGGGACCCGCGCAGGAGTACAGCCGACACTGGATCACCGAGAGCGACAAACAAGTCCCGCCCGCGGTCATCGCGGTCTTCTCCGACGCCGCCTGGGCCACGTTCCGGCAGGATCACTGACCTCGGCGCGACATCGTGGCCCGCACAGCGGTTGCGAAGGTCTGCGTGCTGAAGCAACTGGGTTCGGCGAATTCCTCGAGTGTGAGCGCATCGTGCCAGGAGGCATCGGCGCCCGCGCGTAGCAACGGCTTCACCATGGCGGTGGTGTGCGTAGGCAACGCCGCGACCCGTGACGCCCAGTCGTCGGCCGCCGCGAGCAGTTGGTCGTGGTCGACGACCTCTTGCACCAGCCCGATCTCCTTCGCCTGCCACGCGTCGAGGTGCTCGCCGCGCAGAAAGTAGCTCAGCGCCCCCTGGTAGCCGAGGCGTCGGGTCAGTGCCCAGGTGGTTCCCACCTCGGGCAGCAAGCCGAGGCGGCCGAACGCCGGAACGATCACCGCACGGTCACTTGCCAAGGTGATGTCACAGGTCAGCGCCCACGCGAGACCGACGCCTGCGGCGGGCCCGTTGAGTGCGGCGACGAAGATGGTGTCCGCACCGGCGATCGTCCGGGCGATCGCGCCGAATTCACGTCGGATCCACCGCCACATGTCGGTCGTCCCCTCGGCGGCATCGAGGTAGCCCAGAGCGGTGTCCATCATCTGCAGATCGCCGCCGGCGCTGAAGCCCGGGCCGGCACCCGTCAGGATGATCGTTCGGATGTCCGGGGATTCCGTCAGGTCCGCCACCGCTCGGCGCAGTTGCCGTACGAGCGGTGCGGACAACACATTGAGGCGTTCCGGTTCGCAGAGCGTGATGATCGCCCGATCACCCTGCTCTTCCACGAGCACGCGGCGTGGTGCGTCGGGCGCGTCCCCCTCGTCGATGAGTCGTCGATACAGCGAGTCGTCTCGTCCCATGTCGTCGTCCTTCTCTGCCGCGCGGGTCTATGAATACCGAGAATTACTCGGTATGTCCAGAGTAGAACTCCACCACTGACCGGACAAGGGGATCGGCATGGACCATCACACCAGGCGTGGTCGACGCGATATCGAACGCGTATTTCGTTGGACCACAGTCGCATTCGCCGTCGCTCTGTTGCTGCACGGCGCAGATCACCTGCGCCGCGGCATGGACGTGGTCCCGCATGCGGTGATGATCGGCGGCAACATCCAGTTGCTCTTCGCCGCCATCACCGTCGTACTGGTGTTCACCGGCCGCCGGGCAGCGCCGTACTTCGCGGTCGGTGTCGGACTGCTCAGCGCGATCGGCTTCACCGCGGTACATCTGTTGCCGCACTGGGGATTCTTCAGCGACAGCTTCGTCAACGCACCGGCGTGGGCCAGGGTGACGTGGTTCTCCTGGCTCACCGCGATCATCGAGATCGCCGCGGACCTCGCGCTGGCGATCGTCGGCTCAGCCGTCCTGGTGTCGCGTCGACGCAAAGCCGACGCCCCTACCGGGAGTGCGCGGATCGCGTGAGTTCTTCAGACTGGGCGACAATGATCCCGGCCGGGCCTTGAACGTAGCAGAGCCGGTAGATGTCCTCGTACCGCTCGATCGCGCCGATCAACTCGGCCCCGTGGGCTGCCAGCGCGGCCAGTGTGGCGTCGAGGTCGTCGACCGCGAACATGACGCTGCGCAGGCCGAAGGTGTTGCCCAACGCATTGCGCGGTTCGGGATCGATCACTGCCGGGGAGTGGAATTTGGTCAGTTCGAGCCGGCCGTGTCCGGTCGGGGTTCGCATCATTGCGATCGTCACCCGAACATCGTCGAGGCCATTGATGCGATCGACCCATGGCCCGCTGACGGGCGCCCGTCCCTCGGGTTCCAGCCCGAGTTCGGCAAAGAAGGCTGTCGCGGCGTCGAGGTCGTCGACGACGATGCTGACGTGATGCAGTTCCATGGTCATGGTGGTCCTCCTGAAGGTGTCGCGGTGGTCGCCGCTCACACGAAGGACGTAACCGGCCCCGCGTTCTCGACATCGCACCGGCGGATGGCTGCGGCAACGGTAGCGTGGCGGTGTGAACCCAGGTCTCTGCGAGTACACCACCATCTCTCATCCGCAGCCGGATACCCGTGTGTGGCACGAGGTCTACGGTGACGGCAAACCGGTGGTCCTGCTCCACGGCGCGTTTTCCGGAGCATCGTCGTGGGGTGGTCAGATTCCGGCATGGGTGGACGCCGGATGGAAGGTGTACTGCCCGGAACGACACGGCCACGCGCACAGTCCGGACGTCATGGCGGAGTTCCATTACGCCGACATGGCTGCCGAGACGATCGCCTACCTCGACGAGGTAGTCGGCGGCCCGGCGGAGATCGTCGGGTGGAGCGATGGCGCAGTGGTCGGGGTCCTCGTCGCGTTGCAGCGACCAGATCTCGTGCGCCACCTCGTGTTGATCGGTCAGTATCTCAACAGTTCCGGACGTGCCACCGGCGGCATCCTCGACGCTCTCGAATCCGCCAACGACGACCTGATGTCGTTCTTCGCGGCCGAGTACGCGTCCGAGACCCCGGACGGCGCAGACCATTTCCCGATCGTCTTCGCCAAGACGATGGCGATGATCAGTTCCGAACCCGAGATCGATCTGAGCGAACTGTCGGTGATCACGGCACCCACTCTGGTGATGCAGGGAGATCGAGACGAGGTCACGCTGGACCACAGTCGCGAGGTGGTCGACGCCATTGCCGGCGCACGCCTGTGCATCCTGCCCGGCTCCCACCTCATCCCGATCGAGGCACCGGCGGCGGTCAACAGTGTGATACTGCAATTCCTCACCACGTAGGAGACACACCCTGGACCTCGTTCGCACGCGTGTGCGAAGATGTGGCGGTGAGTACGCGGAACAATGCCGGATTGACTGCCGACGACCTACAGTCCCTGTCTGCCGGGCTCGCCGAGGGCAAACGCGTCAGCGTCTATCTCCGGGATCCATTGCCATCACTCGGTCTTGATGCCGGTGCGTCGGCGCGCGTGGTGGCCATCGACGGGTCGACGGTGACGGTCCGCCCCAAGGGCGTCGACGATCAGCTGCCGTTCAGTGCCGACGAGTTGCGGCGAACCCGTCGGGCACCATCTGTCGCCGACGGCCCGCGACGACGCACAAACGCGACCACGGCTTCACCCGCCGACCCGCCGACACCGACGAAAAGTGGTGCTACAGAGATGAAATCACCGTCGGAACCACCGGCACGACCGAAACCCGCACGGCGCGCGCGGCCGACCACCACGGCCGTCGCCATCACCATCACCTCGGGGCCGGGCACCACCTGGACGGTCGGGGTGTCGCATGGCAGCCGGCGGCAAGGTAAGCCCGCCGAGGTGACCGCGGACAAAGTGGCCCGCGCGATGCGTGAACTCGGCGACGATGGAGCGATCACCGCGGTCGACGGCGTGATCGAGTCTGCACGCGAGGCTGCGCAGAAGAGGGTCGAGGAACTCCGTCAGGAACTCGAGACCGCGCGGGCCGCGCTCGCCGACCTCGATGGGTCGGTCTAGCGGGCGAGTGCGTGTCGAGGCGTGATCAACCGGTGACCTCGGCGGCCAACCGGG is part of the Gordonia bronchialis DSM 43247 genome and encodes:
- a CDS encoding VOC family protein, yielding MTMELHHVSIVVDDLDAATAFFAELGLEPEGRAPVSGPWVDRINGLDDVRVTIAMMRTPTGHGRLELTKFHSPAVIDPEPRNALGNTFGLRSVMFAVDDLDATLAALAAHGAELIGAIERYEDIYRLCYVQGPAGIIVAQSEELTRSAHSR
- a CDS encoding TetR/AcrR family transcriptional regulator, encoding MPRTSPDTRNRLLDAGRRLFAERGVLAPTLDEVRREAEVSVGALYHHFTDKQALAAAVYAQIMGEYQNGFLEMLTAQATAEGGIRGGVDYHLRWVGTHRAQTQLLLGERLDSESLQAANQRFFRAVSDWWRPHHAYGALPPMRAGVTSALWLGPAQEYSRHWITESDKQVPPAVIAVFSDAAWATFRQDH
- a CDS encoding enoyl-CoA hydratase/isomerase family protein, coding for MGRDDSLYRRLIDEGDAPDAPRRVLVEEQGDRAIITLCEPERLNVLSAPLVRQLRRAVADLTESPDIRTIILTGAGPGFSAGGDLQMMDTALGYLDAAEGTTDMWRWIRREFGAIARTIAGADTIFVAALNGPAAGVGLAWALTCDITLASDRAVIVPAFGRLGLLPEVGTTWALTRRLGYQGALSYFLRGEHLDAWQAKEIGLVQEVVDHDQLLAAADDWASRVAALPTHTTAMVKPLLRAGADASWHDALTLEEFAEPSCFSTQTFATAVRATMSRRGQ
- a CDS encoding alpha/beta fold hydrolase — translated: MNPGLCEYTTISHPQPDTRVWHEVYGDGKPVVLLHGAFSGASSWGGQIPAWVDAGWKVYCPERHGHAHSPDVMAEFHYADMAAETIAYLDEVVGGPAEIVGWSDGAVVGVLVALQRPDLVRHLVLIGQYLNSSGRATGGILDALESANDDLMSFFAAEYASETPDGADHFPIVFAKTMAMISSEPEIDLSELSVITAPTLVMQGDRDEVTLDHSREVVDAIAGARLCILPGSHLIPIEAPAAVNSVILQFLTT
- a CDS encoding DUF6319 family protein is translated as MCEDVAVSTRNNAGLTADDLQSLSAGLAEGKRVSVYLRDPLPSLGLDAGASARVVAIDGSTVTVRPKGVDDQLPFSADELRRTRRAPSVADGPRRRTNATTASPADPPTPTKSGATEMKSPSEPPARPKPARRARPTTTAVAITITSGPGTTWTVGVSHGSRRQGKPAEVTADKVARAMRELGDDGAITAVDGVIESAREAAQKRVEELRQELETARAALADLDGSV